A stretch of the Peromyscus leucopus breed LL Stock chromosome 10, UCI_PerLeu_2.1, whole genome shotgun sequence genome encodes the following:
- the LOC114688662 gene encoding PRAME family member 12-like isoform X1, whose translation MSFQTPPTLEELGRQALLRNEALAISALEKLPWTLFPALFKDAFNGRHTRIVRAMVEAWPFPCLPVGTLMKTPNLEIFQAVLDGVDSHLKREFHPGKEKLQVVDLRNVHHEFWNIWTGREDGACSAETVNERPVVKVLPRYALRRRHLKVVTDLYLRLRLNEEQTCFLQWLQQRKDFLQLHCINMKIWTVPMCTVKEILSVFHPGRIEELELNTGWDVSTLARFAPCLGQMRSLRKFSLARICRNTFGTGTRTADREERCISKVIAQFSKLHCLQHLSMNGIFFLKDHMKQILRCLRNPLATLSITRRHLSQSDLNYFPLSHNLRQLKHLVLRGILLFASCLKPLGVLLEHVAESLQSLDLQGCRIKDSQLTDLIPALSKCSKLTEFNLLDNDFSMPTLKDLLGHTANLTKMNVEQYPAPIQSYDDYGYILVERFAQHCLELMDTLRALRQPKRILFSTDPCHECGERCVYDLGPRLCPCQR comes from the exons ATGAGTTTTCAAACCCCACCCACACTGGAGGAGCTGGGCAGGCAGGCGCTGCTGAGAAATGAGGCCTTGGCCATCTCTGCTCTGGAGAAACTGCCCTGGACACTCTTCCCAGCACTGTTCAAGGACGCGTTCAATGGCAGACACACTAGGATTGTGAGGGCAATGGTGGAAGCCTGGCCTTTCCCCTGTCTCCCTGTGGGGACGTTGATGAAGACTCCCAACTTGGAAATCTTCCAGGCTGTGCTAGATGGAGTAGACTCGCATCTGAAAAGAGAGTTTCACCCCGG GAAGGAGAAACTTCAGGTGGTTGACCTGAGGAATGTTCACCATGAGTTCTGGAACATATGGACTGGAAGAGAGGATGGGGCCTGTTCAGCAGAGACTGTGAATGAGAGGCCTGTAGTGAAGGTCCTTCCCAGATATGCACTGAGGCGGCGGCATCTGAAGGTGGTAACTGACCTCTACCTCAGGCTCCGTCTGAATGAAGAGCAAACATGCTTCTTGCAGTGGCTCCAGCAGAGAAAAGACTTTCTACAGCTGCACTGTATAAACATGAAGATCTGGACTGTGCCTATGTGCACTGTGAAAGAGATCTTGAGTGTTTTCCACCCAGGACGCATTGAGGAGCTGGAACTGAACACGGGGTGGGATGTGTCCACACTGGCACGATTTGCTCCCTGCCTTGGACAGATGCGAAGTCTTCGCAAATTCTCCCTGGCCCGCATCTGTAGGAACACTTTCGGGACTGGAACCAGGAcagcagacagagaagagaggtgcATCAGCAAGGTCATTGCTCAGTTCTCCAAACTCCACTGTCTGCAGCATCTCTCCATGAATGGCATCTTCTTTCTCAAAGACCACATGAAACAAATACTCAG GTGCCTGAGGAACCCCTTGGCAACTCTCTCCATCACACGCCGCCACCTGTCACAGTCCGACTTGAATTATTTCCCCTTGAGCCACAACCTGCGTCAGCTAAAACATCTGGTCTTGAGAGGAATCTTGTTATTTGCTTCATGTCTCAAGCCTCTTGGAGTGCTGCTAGAGCATGTAGCAGAATCTCTGCAGTCTCTGGACTTGCAGGGTTGTAGGATCAAGGACTCTCAGCTCACTGACCTCATCCCTGCCCTCAGCAAGTGCTCCAAGCTCACCGAGTTTAATCTATTAGATAACGACTTTTCCATGCCCACCCTGAAGGACCTTTTGGGACACACAGCCAACTTGACCAAGATGAATGTGGAGCAGTACCCGGCCCCTATACAGTCTTATGATGATTACGGTTACATCTTAGTAGAGAGATTTGCCCAACATTGTCTTGAGCTCATGGATACACTCAGAGCGTTAAGGCAGCCCAAGAGGATCTTGTTTTCCACAGATCCCTGCCATGAATGTGGTGAGCGCTGTGTCTATGACCTTGGGCCTAGACTTTGTCCTTGCCAGCGGTAA
- the LOC114688669 gene encoding LOW QUALITY PROTEIN: PRAME family member 12-like (The sequence of the model RefSeq protein was modified relative to this genomic sequence to represent the inferred CDS: inserted 1 base in 1 codon), which yields MSFQTPPTLEELGRQALLRNEALAISALEKLPWTIFPALFKDAFNGRHTRIVRAMVEAWPXPCLPVGTLMKTPNLEIFQAVLDGVDTHLKREFHPGSEKLQVVDLRNVHHEFWNIWTGREDGACSAETVNERPVVKVLPRYALRRRHLKVVTDLYLRLRLNEEQTCFLQWLQQRKDFLQLHCINMKIWTVPMCTVKEILSVFHPGRIEELELNTGWDVSTLARFAPCLGQMRSLRKFSLARICRNTFGTGTRTADREERCISKVIAQFSKLHCLQHLSMNGIFFLKDHMKQILRCLRNPLATLSITRRHLSQSDLNYFPLSHNLRQLKHLVLRGILLFASCLKPLGVLLEHVAESLQSLDLQGCRIKDSQLTDLIPALSKCSKLTEFNLLDNDFSMPTLKDLLGHTANLTKMNVEQYPAPIQSYDDYGYILVERFAQHCLELMDTLRALRQPKRILFSTDPCHECGERCVYDLGPRLCPCQG from the exons ATGAGTTTTCAAACCCCACCCACACTGGAGGAGCTGGGCAGGCAGGCGCTGCTGAGAAATGAGGCCTTGGCCATCTCTGCTCTGGAGAAACTGCCCTGGACAATCTTCCCAGCACTGTTCAAGGACGCGTTCAATGGCAGACACACTAGGATTGTGAGGGCAATGGTGGAAGCCTGGC TTCCCTGTCTCCCTGTGGGGACGTTGATGAAGACTCCCAACTTGGAAATCTTCCAGGCTGTGCTAGATGGAGTAGACACGCATCTGAAAAGAGAGTTTCACCCCGG GAGTGAGAAACTTCAGGTGGTTGACCTGAGGAATGTTCACCATGAGTTCTGGAACATATGGACTGGAAGAGAGGATGGGGCCTGTTCAGCAGAGACTGTGAATGAGAGGCCTGTAGTGAAGGTCCTTCCCAGATATGCACTGAGGCGGCGGCATCTGAAGGTGGTAACTGACCTCTACCTCAGGCTCCGTCTGAATGAAGAGCAAACATGCTTCTTGCAGTGGCTCCAGCAGAGAAAAGACTTTCTACAGCTGCACTGTATAAACATGAAGATCTGGACTGTGCCTATGTGCACTGTGAAAGAGATCTTGAGTGTTTTCCACCCAGGACGCATTGAGGAGCTGGAACTGAACACGGGGTGGGATGTGTCCACACTGGCACGATTTGCTCCCTGCCTTGGACAGATGCGAAGTCTTCGCAAATTCTCCCTGGCCCGCATCTGTAGGAACACTTTCGGGACTGGAACCAGGAcagcagacagagaagagaggtgcATCAGCAAGGTCATTGCTCAGTTCTCCAAACTCCACTGTCTGCAGCATCTCTCCATGAATGGCATCTTCTTTCTCAAAGACCACATGAAACAAATACTCAG GTGCCTGAGGAACCCCTTGGCAACTCTCTCCATCACACGCCGCCACCTGTCACAGTCCGACTTGAATTATTTCCCCTTGAGCCACAACCTGCGTCAGCTAAAACATCTGGTCTTGAGAGGAATCTTGTTATTTGCTTCATGTCTCAAGCCTCTTGGAGTGCTGCTAGAGCATGTAGCAGAATCTCTGCAGTCTCTGGACTTGCAGGGTTGTAGGATCAAGGACTCTCAGCTCACTGACCTCATCCCTGCCCTCAGCAAGTGCTCCAAGCTCACCGAGTTTAATCTATTAGATAACGACTTTTCCATGCCCACCCTGAAGGACCTTTTGGGACACACAGCCAACTTGACCAAGATGAATGTGGAGCAGTACCCGGCCCCTATACAGTCTTATGATGATTACGGTTACATCTTAGTAGAGAGATTTGCCCAACATTGTCTTGAGCTCATGGATACACTCAGAGCGTTAAGGCAGCCCAAGAGGATCTTGTTTTCCACAGATCCCTGCCATGAATGTGGTGAGCGCTGTGTCTATGACCTTGGGCCTAGACTTTGTCCTTGCCAGGGGTAA
- the LOC114688662 gene encoding PRAME family member 12-like isoform X2 — MSFQTPPTLEELGRQALLRNEALAISALEKLPWTLFPALFKDAFNGRHTRIVRAMVEAWPFPCLPVGTLMKTPNLEIFQAVLDGVDSHLKREFHPGCLRNPLATLSITRRHLSQSDLNYFPLSHNLRQLKHLVLRGILLFASCLKPLGVLLEHVAESLQSLDLQGCRIKDSQLTDLIPALSKCSKLTEFNLLDNDFSMPTLKDLLGHTANLTKMNVEQYPAPIQSYDDYGYILVERFAQHCLELMDTLRALRQPKRILFSTDPCHECGERCVYDLGPRLCPCQR; from the exons ATGAGTTTTCAAACCCCACCCACACTGGAGGAGCTGGGCAGGCAGGCGCTGCTGAGAAATGAGGCCTTGGCCATCTCTGCTCTGGAGAAACTGCCCTGGACACTCTTCCCAGCACTGTTCAAGGACGCGTTCAATGGCAGACACACTAGGATTGTGAGGGCAATGGTGGAAGCCTGGCCTTTCCCCTGTCTCCCTGTGGGGACGTTGATGAAGACTCCCAACTTGGAAATCTTCCAGGCTGTGCTAGATGGAGTAGACTCGCATCTGAAAAGAGAGTTTCACCCCGG GTGCCTGAGGAACCCCTTGGCAACTCTCTCCATCACACGCCGCCACCTGTCACAGTCCGACTTGAATTATTTCCCCTTGAGCCACAACCTGCGTCAGCTAAAACATCTGGTCTTGAGAGGAATCTTGTTATTTGCTTCATGTCTCAAGCCTCTTGGAGTGCTGCTAGAGCATGTAGCAGAATCTCTGCAGTCTCTGGACTTGCAGGGTTGTAGGATCAAGGACTCTCAGCTCACTGACCTCATCCCTGCCCTCAGCAAGTGCTCCAAGCTCACCGAGTTTAATCTATTAGATAACGACTTTTCCATGCCCACCCTGAAGGACCTTTTGGGACACACAGCCAACTTGACCAAGATGAATGTGGAGCAGTACCCGGCCCCTATACAGTCTTATGATGATTACGGTTACATCTTAGTAGAGAGATTTGCCCAACATTGTCTTGAGCTCATGGATACACTCAGAGCGTTAAGGCAGCCCAAGAGGATCTTGTTTTCCACAGATCCCTGCCATGAATGTGGTGAGCGCTGTGTCTATGACCTTGGGCCTAGACTTTGTCCTTGCCAGCGGTAA